The genomic stretch TTCGCCCAAGGATATCGGCGACATCAGCTTTCTCCTTTCATTCGTGGCGACATGTTCGCTCGTGCTCATCATCCCGCCGCTCGATGCCATACTCCGCGAACGCTTGCGCGTCATGCGCCATCCTGCCCTTCGATACGTGTCCGGCGCCGTTCTCACATCCGTTGCCGCGGTGATCTTTACCGCGCCCTTCACCATGCACTTTTTCGGCACCGTCAATTTCACTTCCATCATTTCCAATATGATAGCGGTGCCGTTGTCGTTCATCATGCTCTCGCTCTCATTTCTCGTCGTTGCGACAGCGGCCATCCCCGTCATCCCGGTGTGGTATGCTGCGGCGCTCACCGCGGTCACGAAACTGTTCATCGCCGTCAATACGTTCTTTGCCGGCGTTCCCCTGCGCATCGACGGTATATCGCTGCCGTTCGCCGCGGCTGCGGTACTATCCCTTCTCTTTGTTGCGATCGGCATTCTGCTCTCGATATGGCTTCATCGAATAGCCGAGAATTGTGCGGATGCGGAGATTGTTTGATCTTCATTAAACAGAGCATCAAGCACCTTCCATTTTGCCGTTGTACTGGTATAATATCTTCTGATAGCAAAAACACACTCACCCCATCCCCCGGCCCCCTCCCCTCTCTCACAGGGAAGTGAGAGAGGGGAAGGGGAGGAGAACTCTGAGCGATGCTGCATAGGTCGCCGGGGAATACGGGTGGGGATGAATAAACAGAAGGCGGAACACATGGCTGGATTTGGCAGCTCGACTTTAACAAGGTCGGTGCTGAGCGGTGAAATGGAAAGCGTTCTTCGATACATAGTATAAAGGACTGACGTATGCGTTCTCTTATAGTTTTCCTCCTATTCACCGCCGTGTCGGCATATCCGTTCTCAGGGCGCGTCCGGTCCGCCGAGGGCGTGGTAATGATGCAGCGCGAGGGCGGCCACTGGGCCGAGCTGTCGATCGATGATGCGGTCGTGTCCGGAGACAGCATCCGTACCAGCGACGGTATATGCACCGTTTCATCCCCTGATGGTCAGATCATCGTTGGTTCCAACACTGTCGTTTCCATCGAGAAAAAGGGCGATAGGCTCAACGTGCTTGCCGGCATGGTGCTCGCCAACACCCGCATGCAATGGTCGGCGATAATGCCCGCCGCCGAGGTGCGCTTCAAGAACGCGCGTATCATGATGCGTGTGCAGTTCGGTGTATCGCGTGTCGCCGCCGATGATACGAGCGCTGGTCAGATAGAAGTGAGCGCGCCGGGAAAGAACAATGAAGCGATGCTTCTCAAGCCGGGGATGACGGTGTACGGCAAGGCCGACGGGAGCATTTCCGCCGAGGTAGCGGTGACAGCGGAATATAATGCCTTGTTCCGGTATGCGCGTGAACGTGAGAGCGTCCGCGCCATAGTTACAAAGACGAACGAGGTCATACGTGTTGTAAAGGGTGCGACCGGAATATCGCTCGATGAACCGGAGGAAAGCGAGATAATATCCGGCCACGCCGTGAATTGCCGCGGATACACGATACCCGGCACAACGGTCGAGATAAACGGTTTCCTTCTCTCGGTGGCATCCAACGGCGCCTTCGGTCCGGCAAGCATCTATCTCCCGCGCGACGGGAAGAACCAGCTCTCAGTCTCGATAACAGGCACGCAGGGGAGGACGAATTTCGTCCGAACGATATACGCTGAGCATTTCCCGCCGACTATCCGCGATATACATTTCTCCGGTCTGCGCGATGGAGCAGCGCTCACACCTGAGCTCAGAGTGCAGGTGAAAGCCGCCGGTACCGAGCGGGTTCATGCGAACGGGTTCCCGCTCCGGCGTACCGGCGATACTTCGTTCGAGGGCTCCATAGTATCGTTCAAGAGCGGCGCACTGCCGCTCGTCGTTGAGGCGATAAGCCCCGGCGGTGCTGCATCGCGTTCCGAACGCACGGTCATATTCGATATCGATACGCCCTTCCTCATCGTCCGCGAACCGATACGGCTGCCCCTTCTCGCCGGCGTCGCATCGCGCTCGGCGCGCATTACCGTGCGCATCAACGATACCGTCGTCGTCGACAGGAAGGCCGCGGGCGGTTCATTCTCGTTCGATCTGAGCAAGGCCCTCGCCCCCTATCGCGGGCATAATGTGAAGATATCGGTGTCCTGCGAGGATGTGTACGGACGCGCGGGGACATCGTATGCGGTGACACGGTATTTCGATCTCTAGCGTTTGGGATCACGAAGATGCAGAATATATCCGTAAATGATAAAGTCTGCGATGCACGGGAATCAAAGCGATGTCAGTGATGCGCTGTAAACACCGGAAAGCGCAGTGGATCAATGAATAGATCGAACAGCGTATGCTATGAGCAACATTATTTGGTCGCCCGTTTTCAAGAGGCCTCTTCTCAACGAAAATAGTGTTTATGCAGACCGCTGAGTACAATTTCGGCCACTATTGCCCATTCCTTCTCCGCGCCTTCGTGTGACATTCTCTTTTCATCGATCTAGTTCTCATCATTATACATATGAAAACAAACCTCTCGCCAAGCCGCAAAACCCGCCAAGAATAATGACCGCTCTGTGTGCTCCGCGTACTTTGCGAGACAATTCTTCTTCTTTATTTCTTTTCGATGATAATAACGCTTTCAAGTTTTCTGAAATCATTATCTTGAGTATATATTTTTGCGTTATATTTTTTTGCTGTTGCGTATATTATACTGTCTGCAAGAGGTATTTTTAGCATAAGAGATGTTTTTCCTGCGTTTATCGCTATATCTTCGGTCAGATCAGCTACGTGTCCTTGTTTCATTGCCGCGATAGCCTTCAATGCATGAACTTCATCTTTCTCTGCTGTTACTTTCTTGAATACCTCTGCGATACATATTGTTGGAACTACAAGTTTTTGATGATCTGAAATGATACTTTCATATTGTTCTGCATATTTTGTGTCCGCAAAATATTCCAGCCAGCCGCACGAATCAACTATATTCATATGCGATCGCCTTCTCTTTCGATATTCGTATCGATCCCTTTGAGGAATCCGCGCATTTTTTTTATGCTTTTTACCGGGATATACTCGATACGGTCTTCGTATTGGATCACCTCGAACTTTTCGCCAGGATTGATATCCAATGATTCACGTATATCTTTTGGGATAACGATTTGAAATTTGGGGGAGACTGTGACTGTTGACATACCATTATCCTATCGATGCTTATATTGTAATACTATAATACTATCGATATCATCTGTCAAGTATATTATTCTTTGATTAATTTGGTTGGCCAACAGGTGATAAAATAAGGATATACGGCTCTATCGACTTGTCCTCGAGTCAATTATCCTGGTCGCGCCGTCTTTGCGGCCCATATGACCAACAACCCTCGAAATTTGCATAAATTCGCTGTTTTGCCCTGAGTCTGTAACCGTCAACTCGTATAATTACATAGAGGGTATAAAAAAGCCCTCCCCTGTATCCGTCCAGGAGAATAATTATATAGGGGGAGAGACTGTTTTTTTGTCCCCCAATAGAGAGCCCGAAGGAGCCAGATATGGCAAAAGTTCGATTCAATGCACTCGTTGACGGTATGACCGGCCGTATGGGAGGCCTTATATTCCAGCGATGGAAGTCCATTCACTATGTGCGGACCTACACCCCGCCCCGCGATGCGCGGTCACAGGAACAGCTTCATTTAAGGGGGCGTTTCCGTACGCTTGTCCATGCATGGCGTTCGCTCGATACCGCCGCTAGGACCGCTTGGAATAACGCCGCCTGGGGCTTGAACATGTCCGGATACAACCTGTTCATCAGCACCAATTTGAAGCGTTCACAGAACGCTCTTCCGACGGGTAATTCCGAATCTACTGCTGTTCAGCTGCCGCAAAAGAGCCGTTGCAATGCCGGATCAGGTAGGTTCCGAAGCCGCATTGAAGCCGTATCACCTTCGTTCCCAAGCCGCTTCCGCGTCTGTTCTTCCAATTCTCCAGCTTCACCCCGTTCGGTACCGAAGGTCGAATAACGTATCGTACGTTCTTTCATCGTTCAAAGCGTTGCGCGTTTGAAATAAACCTGACTTGCATTCCACGCATCACGATAGCCTTCCTCGATGACGAAGTCCTGCCACGGGCGGAAGCGGAGGCCGTGTTTTTCGGAAATACGTTCGAGCATGGCCGCCATCGAACGCATCGTGTCAGTTGCGTTCGTATTCGATACCAGATTCCTCATCTGATACGGATCGGCGATATCATCGAAAAGCATGGTCGGGCCTTTGGTCTCGCGGACATAGGTGTGCGTGCGTGTTTTTATGCCTACCCATGCGTCCGCACCGCGGTCCTCAGCCTGATGACACGGCACAAGATCGCATATGATGGCCCCGTCAGTGCCGGGCGCATGCTCATCGGTAAAGAGCGCCGATAGATCATCCCCGTCTACGTGCGATGCGAACGAAAGATGCATAAGCCCCAGAAGCGATACCGGCAGATCGGTAAGGCTTATTATCTCGTCGGTAACACCCGTATACGTATGCCCCGGCCAGGAAACGATGAGCGGCACGTTCACACTTTCTGCATACGGCAGCTGCTTATTGGTGAAGCCGTGGCTCCCGTGCATATCGCCGTGATCGCTCGTGTACACGACGATGGTGTTCTCGTACTGCCCGGTGCGCTTGAGCGTTTCGATGAGCCGCCCGAACTGATCGTCGATAAGCGATATGAGCGCATAATAGCCGCGGAGGCGTTCTGCGATCTCATCGCGCGTGAATGTTTTCTTCGGTGAGTGGAGCGCCGTCTGCCCGACATTCGGACGGAGCGTTATGCCGGCGCTGCGGTACATCGAAAGATATTCCTCAGGCGCATCGAAATACGGGTCATGCGGAGGCTCCCAGGAAAGCGTGAGCGCCCACGGGTCGTCATGATTCCGCTCGATAAAATCGACGGCAAGCGATGTTTCCTCAATGCACGAATGCTTTTTCATATCATGACGGATATCGTTCTCATCGAAATAGAACCCCTTTGAATAATTGTGGTTGCAGTTGTACGCTTTCCATTCAGTGAAATCGAGACGCTCGCCGTTCGGAATGGCCTTGTCGCGCGGAATGCCGCCCAGATGCCATTTGCCGATATACCCGGTATGATACGCCGCGCGGTTAAGCACGGTTGCCGTGCTTTCGAGATCAGTGCGTATCGGA from Spirochaetota bacterium encodes the following:
- a CDS encoding type II toxin-antitoxin system VapC family toxin: MNIVDSCGWLEYFADTKYAEQYESIISDHQKLVVPTICIAEVFKKVTAEKDEVHALKAIAAMKQGHVADLTEDIAINAGKTSLMLKIPLADSIIYATAKKYNAKIYTQDNDFRKLESVIIIEKK
- a CDS encoding AbrB/MazE/SpoVT family DNA-binding domain-containing protein, producing the protein MSTVTVSPKFQIVIPKDIRESLDINPGEKFEVIQYEDRIEYIPVKSIKKMRGFLKGIDTNIEREGDRI
- a CDS encoding sulfatase, with amino-acid sequence MPKPNLLFVFSDQHRSCDLNCYGNTAVATPHIDSFARTGVRFTNAISNCPLCVPVRGSLFTGLYPWHHRALSNDLPIRTDLESTATVLNRAAYHTGYIGKWHLGGIPRDKAIPNGERLDFTEWKAYNCNHNYSKGFYFDENDIRHDMKKHSCIEETSLAVDFIERNHDDPWALTLSWEPPHDPYFDAPEEYLSMYRSAGITLRPNVGQTALHSPKKTFTRDEIAERLRGYYALISLIDDQFGRLIETLKRTGQYENTIVVYTSDHGDMHGSHGFTNKQLPYAESVNVPLIVSWPGHTYTGVTDEIISLTDLPVSLLGLMHLSFASHVDGDDLSALFTDEHAPGTDGAIICDLVPCHQAEDRGADAWVGIKTRTHTYVRETKGPTMLFDDIADPYQMRNLVSNTNATDTMRSMAAMLERISEKHGLRFRPWQDFVIEEGYRDAWNASQVYFKRATL